A genome region from Flavobacterium sp. CFS9 includes the following:
- a CDS encoding class I SAM-dependent methyltransferase translates to MNYKEYTEANRIAWDEVNPIHQDFKKKYKSKFTLHDFSTLDEKLLEVLNKITFQNKSILQLCCNDGEELISLKKMNAGKCVGIDISVEAINSARSLNDQLDLDCIFHVEDVYEMDEITKKEKFDIVLMTVGALVWLPDLHQIMKKISKVLSSGGYLVIQEQHPFSWLIDEDMKLSEEENYFRKEPLKEEGGLDYLGKTEYNGSPNYSFNYTFSDLFNAIADNGLSLYKLFEYDNDISNLKEDLEQKKLSYPLSYICIAKKTNPIDE, encoded by the coding sequence ATGAATTATAAAGAATATACCGAAGCAAACAGAATTGCATGGGATGAGGTGAACCCAATACATCAGGATTTTAAAAAGAAGTATAAAAGCAAATTCACGTTACATGATTTTAGCACTCTGGATGAGAAACTTCTGGAAGTATTAAATAAAATAACATTCCAAAACAAATCAATACTTCAGCTGTGCTGTAACGATGGTGAAGAACTGATCTCGCTTAAAAAAATGAATGCCGGCAAATGTGTCGGTATCGATATCTCCGTTGAAGCAATCAATTCGGCACGATCCCTAAACGATCAACTCGATCTTGACTGTATATTCCATGTCGAAGACGTTTATGAAATGGACGAAATTACAAAAAAAGAAAAATTTGATATCGTATTAATGACGGTAGGTGCCCTGGTCTGGCTGCCCGATCTTCATCAGATCATGAAAAAAATTTCAAAAGTATTGTCGTCCGGAGGATATCTTGTTATTCAGGAACAGCATCCTTTTAGCTGGCTTATAGATGAGGACATGAAACTTTCGGAAGAGGAAAATTATTTTAGAAAAGAACCATTGAAAGAGGAGGGTGGTCTGGATTATCTAGGAAAAACAGAGTATAACGGAAGCCCAAATTATAGTTTTAATTACACGTTCTCCGACCTGTTCAATGCCATTGCAGATAATGGGCTGTCACTGTATAAATTATTTGAATATGATAATGATATATCAAATTTAAAAGAAGACTTAGAACAAAAAAAACTTTCCTATCCGTTGTCATACATATGCATTGCAAAAAAAACAAATCCTATCGATGAATAA
- a CDS encoding amino acid adenylation domain-containing protein, translating into MKLTLPQQDIYFEQLLFSNEPIYNIGAKIEIKGVVNIEIFKRAYVALINQHDAYRIVFVKNEENIGTQILDDHESELGFIDFSESENPIEEANLYMQKEFMKPFNLLEGSLLHIFTLVKVQDDFYYLFSVYHHIITDGWGTSLMFQRLVQNYNEIGEFDAVISDYPFSYKDFEEDDFQYQNSESFNQDLEYWSQKFKQLPENLLEKRDDSVQINKSSRKELFIKRIVYNQLNELATSYKCSTFTLILGILYTYFGRKHENNDFAIGLPVLNRSKSAYKKTVGLFMGISPLRMSLDFEATFQDLIMDIKNQLRQDYRHQRLPLGKLIQELQLYSQKERLFNITLSYEKQDYSAHFKNTQTKVIPLSHQSERVALALYIREFDESEDVKIDFDYNLNYFDEAGITQVVNHFEKLVDSVLDNSDKKLKELTYLTKEEKQRLLFNFNHTKVDYPKNKTVLDLFQEQAKKVSEKIALKDDVKSYSYGELDKLSSQIATYIMAQFGQEDKSPIAVLLGRSANMIAVLLGILKTGRPYIPLDPAFPKDRLSYIVANSQTSIIVNENSYEIEGIEEVKTLSLENILDEIDEVQVTEFQIVSPQDTAYIIYTSGSTGNPKGVEIGHQSLLNFLTSIQQAPGIRESDVLFSVTTYSFDISILEFFAPLISGATLYVASQDLLSDPTLIIRKLEELKPTIIQATPSFYQMLFNANWQGDKQLKILCGGDLLSESLAQKLISHSSALWNMYGPTETTIWSSVKKIERPSEASNIGKPINNTQFYILDEFLDPKPIGTPGAIYIAGDGLALGYYKNNELTKEKFIQNPFDSNALCYETGDVGKWNNDGEIEFLGRNDNQVKIRGYRIELGDIESQLNQMAAIKAAVVIAKKGAQQEAFLIAYVLKNQEFIDTSEILNQLKMTLPYYMIPNAILPLEEFPLTPNQKLDRKSLSQREIQYHTNEEHFKEPVSDLEIKLSQYWATALNREEAISVTDNFFALGGHSLNAVKLIGLISRNLYLEITLKTIFDFPTIKSLAVYLQELKPTQSNAIPLAEIKDLYPLTPAQYTIWLASQQTKNSIAYNMSAGYTIEGFMDTARINKAINQIIEKYEILRTHFIEINGIPYQKINATAKNRFETALHQLKKDSIEEVISQLINTEFDLERELLIRVQLIELETNQHLLLFSTHHIMMDGLSLEIFIKEFIQNYNESTQNQTNDDILKLQFKDYSEWLHKTIKEDQSKNELFWKNYLKNYEPKNSFDRDFSIQNNKQNGSKLSFEFTEEVTLLLKQLAAEKQITFYTLLVAAINVLIYKLSKHSDICIGTVNSGRNISDLNNQIGMFVKTLVLRTQIQSEQTFADVWENVNHNILEINNYQDVPFDKIVPDIFDVMLVYQNPEFNLEGSIELDELKLTSYPIESKFSRIPMVFNLFESKHQLKGTIDYNSDLFEEDTIHMIVSEFRKMLNEIVVNPLMKIGEIDDKLEQEIDTTLDFDFNF; encoded by the coding sequence ATGAAACTGACATTACCACAACAAGATATTTATTTCGAACAATTACTATTTTCTAATGAGCCGATATACAATATTGGGGCTAAAATCGAAATTAAAGGTGTAGTAAACATAGAAATATTCAAAAGAGCGTATGTTGCACTGATCAATCAGCACGATGCTTATCGAATTGTTTTTGTTAAAAATGAAGAAAATATAGGTACTCAGATACTGGATGATCATGAATCGGAGCTCGGGTTTATTGATTTTTCAGAGAGTGAAAACCCCATTGAAGAAGCAAATTTATATATGCAAAAGGAATTTATGAAACCTTTTAATTTATTAGAAGGAAGCCTTTTGCATATTTTTACCTTAGTAAAAGTTCAGGACGATTTTTATTATTTATTCTCTGTGTATCACCATATCATAACCGATGGTTGGGGAACTTCATTAATGTTTCAAAGATTGGTTCAAAACTACAATGAGATCGGGGAGTTTGATGCAGTTATTTCAGACTATCCATTTAGTTACAAAGACTTTGAAGAAGATGATTTTCAATATCAAAATTCAGAATCATTTAACCAGGATTTAGAATACTGGTCTCAAAAATTCAAACAATTACCGGAGAATTTACTCGAGAAGCGGGATGATAGTGTGCAAATAAATAAAAGCAGTCGTAAAGAACTGTTTATTAAAAGAATTGTCTATAACCAGTTAAATGAATTAGCCACAAGTTATAAATGCTCCACTTTTACTTTAATTTTAGGAATTTTATACACCTATTTTGGCAGAAAACACGAAAACAATGATTTTGCTATTGGTTTACCCGTTTTAAACAGAAGCAAATCTGCTTATAAAAAAACGGTCGGACTTTTTATGGGAATTTCGCCTCTGAGAATGTCATTGGATTTTGAAGCTACTTTTCAGGATTTAATAATGGATATCAAAAATCAGTTGAGACAAGATTACCGCCATCAGCGATTACCGTTAGGAAAGTTAATTCAGGAACTTCAGTTGTACAGTCAAAAAGAACGATTGTTTAATATCACACTATCTTACGAAAAACAAGATTATTCAGCTCATTTTAAAAACACACAAACCAAAGTAATTCCGTTAAGTCATCAATCAGAAAGAGTAGCTTTGGCTTTATACATTAGAGAATTTGACGAATCGGAAGATGTGAAAATTGATTTTGATTATAATTTGAATTATTTCGATGAAGCAGGCATCACGCAAGTGGTCAATCATTTTGAAAAGCTGGTTGATTCTGTTTTAGATAATTCAGATAAAAAGCTAAAAGAGTTAACCTATCTGACAAAAGAAGAAAAGCAGCGACTATTATTTAATTTTAACCATACAAAAGTTGATTATCCAAAAAATAAAACGGTATTAGATTTATTTCAGGAACAAGCTAAAAAAGTATCGGAGAAAATTGCATTAAAAGATGACGTAAAATCATATTCTTATGGCGAACTGGATAAGCTGTCAAGTCAAATAGCAACCTATATTATGGCGCAATTTGGTCAGGAAGATAAATCACCAATTGCGGTTTTGTTAGGTCGTTCCGCAAATATGATTGCAGTTTTGTTAGGGATTTTAAAAACGGGCAGGCCTTATATTCCGTTAGATCCTGCTTTTCCAAAAGACCGTTTAAGTTATATTGTGGCCAATAGTCAAACCAGCATCATTGTTAACGAAAATAGTTATGAAATTGAGGGGATTGAAGAGGTAAAGACACTATCATTAGAAAATATTCTTGATGAAATTGATGAAGTACAAGTAACAGAATTTCAAATCGTATCACCGCAAGATACAGCTTATATTATTTATACATCAGGTTCAACAGGAAACCCAAAAGGAGTTGAAATTGGACATCAGTCATTACTTAATTTCTTAACCAGTATTCAGCAAGCACCCGGAATTAGGGAAAGTGATGTTTTATTTTCAGTAACCACTTATTCTTTCGATATTTCCATATTAGAATTTTTTGCACCCTTAATTTCGGGAGCAACTTTGTATGTGGCTAGTCAGGATTTGTTATCCGACCCTACTTTAATTATTAGAAAATTAGAAGAACTCAAACCAACAATCATTCAGGCCACACCAAGTTTTTATCAAATGTTATTCAATGCCAATTGGCAAGGAGATAAGCAATTAAAAATATTATGTGGCGGCGATTTGCTAAGCGAATCATTAGCCCAAAAACTGATTAGCCATAGTTCAGCATTATGGAATATGTATGGACCAACCGAAACGACTATTTGGTCTAGTGTAAAAAAAATAGAACGGCCTTCGGAAGCCTCCAATATTGGTAAACCTATAAACAATACACAATTCTATATTCTGGATGAGTTCTTAGATCCAAAACCAATTGGAACGCCGGGAGCCATTTATATTGCTGGAGATGGATTGGCGTTGGGATATTATAAAAACAATGAATTAACCAAAGAAAAATTCATCCAAAACCCTTTTGATTCGAATGCTTTGTGCTACGAAACTGGAGATGTTGGAAAATGGAATAATGATGGGGAAATCGAATTTTTAGGACGAAATGACAATCAGGTAAAAATTAGAGGTTATCGAATAGAATTGGGAGATATCGAGTCACAATTAAATCAAATGGCAGCCATTAAAGCAGCTGTTGTCATTGCAAAAAAAGGAGCGCAGCAAGAAGCTTTTTTAATAGCTTATGTTTTAAAAAATCAGGAGTTTATAGATACAAGTGAAATTTTAAATCAATTGAAAATGACACTTCCGTACTATATGATTCCGAATGCCATCCTTCCATTGGAAGAATTTCCGCTTACGCCCAATCAAAAATTGGATAGAAAATCTTTGTCACAAAGAGAGATTCAATATCATACAAATGAAGAGCATTTCAAAGAACCTGTTTCCGATTTAGAAATAAAACTATCTCAGTATTGGGCGACAGCATTAAATAGGGAAGAAGCAATAAGTGTAACGGATAACTTCTTTGCACTCGGAGGTCATTCTTTAAATGCAGTAAAATTGATCGGATTAATTTCCCGAAATCTTTATTTAGAGATTACGTTAAAAACTATTTTTGATTTCCCTACGATAAAATCACTGGCTGTTTATTTGCAAGAGTTAAAACCAACCCAATCGAACGCCATACCGTTAGCTGAAATCAAAGATTTATATCCTTTGACTCCCGCTCAATACACCATTTGGCTGGCTTCTCAGCAAACAAAGAATTCCATTGCTTATAATATGTCTGCCGGATATACTATTGAGGGATTTATGGATACAGCCAGAATTAACAAAGCAATAAATCAAATCATTGAAAAGTATGAAATCCTTAGAACCCATTTTATTGAAATTAATGGAATTCCGTATCAAAAAATAAATGCTACAGCGAAAAATAGATTTGAAACTGCTTTACATCAATTAAAAAAGGATTCAATCGAAGAAGTGATCAGTCAATTAATTAATACCGAATTTGACTTAGAAAGAGAACTGCTGATAAGAGTTCAATTGATAGAGTTAGAAACGAACCAACACCTGTTACTCTTTTCTACACATCACATTATGATGGATGGCTTATCGCTGGAAATTTTTATTAAAGAATTTATCCAAAACTATAATGAAAGTACTCAAAATCAAACTAATGATGATATTCTGAAGCTTCAATTCAAAGATTACTCAGAGTGGTTGCATAAAACAATAAAAGAAGATCAATCTAAAAATGAGTTATTTTGGAAAAATTATCTTAAAAACTATGAGCCTAAAAATTCATTTGACAGAGATTTTAGTATTCAAAATAATAAGCAAAATGGAAGTAAATTATCCTTTGAATTCACAGAGGAAGTTACACTCCTTCTAAAACAATTAGCTGCCGAAAAACAAATTACTTTCTACACACTTTTAGTGGCTGCAATCAATGTTTTAATATATAAGCTTTCCAAACATTCAGATATCTGCATTGGAACAGTAAATTCAGGAAGAAATATCTCTGACTTAAACAATCAAATCGGAATGTTTGTCAAAACTCTGGTGTTAAGAACTCAAATACAATCAGAACAAACTTTTGCAGATGTATGGGAGAATGTTAATCATAACATACTGGAAATAAACAATTATCAGGATGTGCCATTTGACAAAATAGTACCTGATATTTTTGATGTGATGTTAGTCTATCAAAACCCTGAATTTAATTTAGAAGGTAGCATTGAACTGGATGAATTGAAATTAACATCTTACCCAATTGAAAGCAAATTCAGCAGAATACCTATGGTGTTTAATTTGTTTGAAAGTAAACATCAGTTAAAAGGAACTATCGATTACAATTCTGATTTATTTGAGGAAGATACCATACACATGATTGTATCAGAGTTTCGTAAAATGCTAAATGAAATTGTTGTTAATCCTTTAATGAAGATTGGAGAAATAGATGACAAATTAGAGCAGGAAATTGATACCACATTAGATTTTGATTTTAATTTTTAA
- a CDS encoding chromate resistance protein ChrB domain-containing protein yields MKWITRERPKIDRIACPWLIRNFVDPEAEFIYVPYDQVLDKAKELNAIPFDIPNVEFTHYKEQCTFDYIVKKYKIEDPAISIMAGIVRGADTDRHEIAKESAGLWAVSAGLSHNITDDYKLLETGMVLYDALYSWASHLYKQKHLQNSPFENLLHEVYNKFLKDKKTTGKTPSWVKDLKNLIQDQIDAQFTFDLKKISGELDLNPSYLSREFSKYFEDLNFGDYVRKQRIEKAVNLIENTTYTLTEIAYRTGFSDQSHFTRIFKLQTGKNPSAYRKKIQKK; encoded by the coding sequence ATGAAATGGATCACCAGAGAAAGACCAAAAATAGACCGAATTGCATGCCCATGGCTTATTAGAAATTTTGTGGATCCTGAGGCTGAATTTATTTACGTCCCTTATGATCAGGTTCTGGACAAGGCAAAAGAATTAAATGCCATTCCTTTTGATATCCCAAATGTTGAATTCACACATTATAAGGAGCAGTGCACCTTCGATTATATTGTAAAAAAATATAAAATCGAAGATCCCGCTATTTCCATCATGGCAGGAATTGTACGCGGGGCTGATACGGATCGTCATGAAATTGCAAAAGAATCTGCCGGACTCTGGGCGGTGTCTGCCGGGCTTTCGCATAATATTACCGATGATTATAAACTCCTTGAAACCGGAATGGTGCTCTATGACGCACTTTACAGCTGGGCCTCACATCTATACAAACAAAAACATCTGCAGAACAGCCCCTTCGAGAACCTGCTACACGAAGTTTACAACAAGTTTCTTAAAGACAAAAAAACAACCGGAAAAACACCATCCTGGGTAAAAGACCTCAAAAATCTTATTCAGGACCAGATTGATGCTCAGTTTACTTTCGACCTTAAGAAAATATCGGGTGAACTCGATTTGAACCCATCCTACCTGTCGAGAGAATTTTCTAAATATTTTGAAGATTTAAATTTCGGGGACTATGTCAGAAAACAAAGGATTGAAAAAGCGGTAAATCTTATTGAGAACACAACCTATACTTTGACGGAGATTGCCTATAGAACCGGATTTTCAGACCAAAGTCATTTTACAAGAATTTTTAAACTCCAAACCGGAAAGAATCCGTCGGCATACAGAAAAAAAATCCAAAAAAAGTAA
- a CDS encoding 2,3-diaminopropionate biosynthesis protein SbnB yields the protein MKYINEQNILEIGNNWNEIIQVIEDTVLLLEKKDFAQPIKPYLRYKDLKNRIIAMPAYIGGDYNISGIKWIASFPDNIKNNLPRANSVIILNDADTGVPISVINTPIVSAIRTSAVTGAIIKSYREAVAINEKINFGIIGLGPIGRMHLEMIFTLHEDIIEKVYVYDLNLIDEKLLPEKWKHKIVIANDWEQAYVNSKIFITCTASSKRYINLPPPKGSLQLNVSLRDYEPSVCDFIDCMIVDNWNEVCRENTDIEVMHHTKGLLEKDVLVITDVISGKLKKVIRADDTIMFCPMGMAIFDIGIAKYFYELSQDKYIGQVL from the coding sequence ATGAAATACATTAATGAACAAAATATATTGGAGATAGGTAATAATTGGAATGAAATTATTCAGGTTATTGAGGATACGGTTCTGCTGTTAGAAAAAAAAGATTTCGCACAGCCTATAAAACCATACCTTAGGTATAAAGACTTAAAAAACAGAATAATAGCGATGCCTGCTTATATCGGAGGCGATTATAATATTTCGGGTATAAAATGGATTGCCAGCTTTCCTGACAATATAAAAAACAATTTGCCGAGAGCCAATTCAGTTATTATCCTGAATGATGCCGATACCGGTGTTCCCATATCCGTTATAAATACTCCCATAGTCTCGGCCATACGTACATCGGCAGTTACGGGCGCTATCATAAAGAGCTATAGGGAAGCAGTAGCAATTAATGAAAAGATAAATTTTGGTATTATTGGTTTAGGACCAATTGGGAGGATGCATCTCGAGATGATTTTTACTTTGCATGAAGATATCATTGAAAAAGTTTACGTCTACGATCTCAATCTAATTGATGAAAAGCTATTGCCCGAAAAATGGAAACATAAAATCGTAATCGCAAACGATTGGGAGCAAGCCTACGTAAACTCAAAGATTTTTATTACGTGTACAGCCTCGTCAAAAAGATACATCAATCTTCCACCACCAAAAGGCTCGCTGCAGCTCAATGTTTCGTTAAGGGATTACGAACCAAGTGTTTGTGATTTTATCGACTGTATGATTGTTGATAATTGGAACGAAGTATGCAGAGAAAATACCGATATTGAAGTGATGCACCATACAAAAGGACTGCTTGAAAAAGATGTACTTGTAATCACTGATGTCATATCCGGAAAACTAAAGAAAGTTATAAGGGCAGACGATACCATAATGTTCTGCCCTATGGGTATGGCGATTTTTGATATTGGGATAGCAAAATATTTTTATGAATTATCACAAGATAAGTATATCGGACAAGTACTGTAA
- a CDS encoding ABC transporter ATP-binding protein, whose protein sequence is MELIIKNLDKQYSNGVHALNGVSLHIKKGMFGLLGPNGAGKSSLMRTLATLQDVDSGSVTLGDIDVLNNKEAVRKVLGYLPQEFGVYPRTSAVELLDHLALLKGFDKKSDRKQIIEQLLVKVNLWEHRKNAVGSYSGGMRQRFGIAQCLIGNPQLVIVDEPTAGLDPGERNRFYNILSEIGENTVVILSTHIVQDVRELCTEMAIMNQGKVLFSGNTDDALLQVKNKVWEKKVTKLELPEYQKDYKVISNKLVGGQPLIHVFSDTHLNNGFSPAEENLEDVFFAKLNELV, encoded by the coding sequence ATGGAATTAATCATTAAAAATCTGGACAAACAATATAGTAATGGTGTGCATGCACTGAACGGTGTTTCGCTTCACATTAAAAAAGGAATGTTTGGATTGCTAGGGCCAAACGGAGCAGGAAAATCTTCTTTGATGCGAACATTGGCCACTTTACAAGATGTTGACAGTGGTTCAGTAACCCTTGGAGATATAGATGTTCTAAATAACAAAGAAGCAGTTCGTAAAGTTCTAGGCTATTTGCCACAAGAATTTGGTGTATATCCAAGAACCTCGGCTGTCGAACTTTTGGATCATTTAGCACTGTTGAAAGGATTTGATAAAAAATCAGACCGTAAACAAATTATAGAACAATTGCTGGTTAAAGTCAATCTTTGGGAACATCGAAAAAATGCTGTAGGGAGTTATAGCGGAGGGATGCGCCAGCGTTTTGGAATTGCACAATGTTTAATCGGAAATCCGCAATTGGTCATTGTAGATGAACCAACTGCGGGATTGGATCCTGGTGAAAGAAATCGTTTTTATAATATTTTGAGTGAAATAGGAGAGAACACTGTTGTGATCCTTTCCACTCATATTGTTCAGGATGTTCGTGAACTTTGCACAGAAATGGCAATAATGAACCAGGGCAAAGTACTATTTAGCGGTAATACTGATGATGCTTTACTACAAGTAAAAAACAAAGTTTGGGAGAAAAAAGTAACGAAACTGGAATTACCTGAATATCAAAAAGACTATAAAGTAATCTCGAATAAATTAGTGGGTGGGCAACCTTTAATCCACGTTTTTTCTGATACTCATTTGAATAACGGATTTAGTCCGGCAGAGGAAAATCTCGAAGATGTGTTTTTTGCAAAATTAAACGAATTAGTTTAA
- a CDS encoding chromate transporter, with the protein MNENPKYTLRELTLYFLKLGSIGFGGPVALVGYMHKDLVENRKWISEDEYREGLALAQLAPGPLAAQLGIYIGFVHYRFLGATLIGIAFVLPSFLMVLLLGIIYKLYGGLSWIQAVFYGVGAAVIGIIALSSYKLTLKSVGQLNLESMKSKWLLWLFFILAVFITYITKQEQVLLFIAAGLLYMAIKAPPKWWNSKTVNSLSLVFLLTGFWSYESSTLTKIAIFFAKAGTFVFGSGLAIVPFLHSGVVIENQWLTEQQFLDSVAVAMITPSPVVITVGFIGYLVNGFLGALVAALATFLPCYLFTIAMAPSFKKIAQNKPVKAFVEGITAAVIGALVGSVMVIAKRSIIDIPTALVAIITIFALLYIKKIQEPYIIVASAVLGIIIKLVII; encoded by the coding sequence ATGAATGAAAATCCTAAATATACATTACGAGAACTAACCCTTTATTTTTTAAAGCTTGGTAGTATAGGTTTTGGCGGTCCCGTTGCTCTGGTGGGTTATATGCACAAAGATCTGGTGGAGAACCGAAAGTGGATCTCAGAGGACGAATACCGCGAAGGACTCGCTCTGGCTCAGCTTGCTCCGGGGCCTTTGGCGGCTCAGCTTGGAATTTATATTGGTTTTGTGCATTACCGCTTCCTTGGTGCTACATTAATCGGAATTGCCTTTGTTCTTCCTTCTTTTCTAATGGTGCTCTTATTAGGGATCATTTATAAACTCTACGGAGGTCTGTCCTGGATTCAGGCGGTATTCTACGGAGTTGGCGCAGCTGTAATCGGAATTATAGCATTAAGTTCTTATAAACTTACTTTAAAATCTGTTGGCCAGCTGAATTTGGAATCCATGAAATCCAAATGGCTCCTTTGGCTCTTTTTTATTCTTGCCGTTTTTATTACTTATATTACAAAGCAGGAACAAGTCCTTTTATTTATTGCAGCCGGTCTTTTATACATGGCAATTAAAGCGCCTCCTAAATGGTGGAACAGCAAAACCGTAAACTCTTTATCCTTAGTTTTTTTACTGACAGGGTTTTGGAGCTATGAAAGTTCTACCCTTACTAAAATTGCTATTTTCTTTGCCAAAGCAGGAACTTTTGTATTTGGAAGCGGTCTGGCGATAGTCCCTTTTCTACATTCAGGAGTTGTAATCGAAAATCAATGGCTTACTGAACAGCAATTTCTGGATTCGGTTGCTGTAGCCATGATTACACCTAGTCCGGTCGTAATAACGGTTGGTTTTATTGGGTATTTGGTCAATGGTTTTTTAGGTGCATTAGTGGCAGCGTTGGCTACTTTCCTTCCCTGTTATCTCTTTACTATAGCAATGGCGCCTTCTTTTAAAAAAATAGCACAAAACAAACCCGTTAAAGCATTTGTCGAAGGTATTACAGCTGCTGTGATAGGCGCTCTTGTTGGATCTGTAATGGTGATAGCCAAAAGAAGTATAATAGACATTCCAACGGCTCTAGTAGCAATTATCACAATTTTTGCACTGCTTTATATAAAGAAAATTCAGGAACCCTATATTATTGTAGCATCGGCTGTTTTAGGTATAATTATTAAATTAGTAATAATCTGA
- a CDS encoding cysteine synthase family protein: MNNLLDKLYTLKKLIGNTPLYNLCTEKSIFIKAEYYQLGGSIKMRSAFRVIEEAILDGSINEETVVIESTSGNFGIALALICKKLDLKFIPVIDPCISLYKKKKLELLCSHIVQITQKDETGNYLLNRIKFIKNYLEENKNSFQPNQYKNKNCYLAYNTMIDEIKDQMDQIDYIFISVSSGATITGISQHIKKYFTGTKIIAVDIEGSLIFSNITKERRLPGIGASKTSDFIALADIDDHVILTEEQIISGCQKLFHDYGIMVGASGGAAFYAALQNIEKSEKKHNCLIIMPDSGDDYLELIDYKCFQKTSYEIH, encoded by the coding sequence ATGAATAACTTATTAGACAAACTGTACACACTAAAGAAACTTATAGGAAATACTCCTTTGTATAATTTATGTACTGAGAAGAGTATTTTTATAAAAGCAGAGTACTATCAACTTGGCGGTAGTATAAAGATGCGATCAGCATTCAGGGTAATAGAAGAAGCAATTCTTGACGGTTCAATCAATGAAGAAACAGTTGTAATTGAGTCTACTTCAGGGAATTTTGGGATAGCGCTTGCTTTGATTTGTAAAAAACTGGACTTAAAGTTTATACCTGTTATCGATCCGTGTATCTCTTTATATAAAAAGAAAAAGCTGGAACTACTGTGCAGTCATATCGTGCAGATTACACAGAAAGACGAGACAGGGAATTATCTGCTGAACAGAATAAAATTTATCAAAAACTATCTTGAAGAGAATAAGAACTCTTTCCAGCCCAACCAGTATAAAAACAAGAATTGTTATCTGGCTTATAATACGATGATCGATGAGATTAAAGATCAAATGGATCAAATTGATTATATTTTTATTTCTGTCAGTTCGGGTGCAACAATCACGGGGATATCACAGCATATAAAAAAGTATTTTACAGGAACAAAAATTATAGCAGTTGATATTGAAGGCTCATTGATTTTTTCGAACATCACCAAAGAACGCAGATTACCTGGCATTGGTGCCAGCAAAACATCCGATTTTATTGCTCTGGCAGACATAGACGACCATGTTATTTTAACGGAAGAGCAAATAATAAGCGGATGCCAAAAATTATTTCACGATTATGGCATCATGGTAGGTGCTTCGGGAGGTGCAGCTTTTTATGCGGCCCTGCAGAATATTGAAAAATCTGAAAAGAAACACAATTGTTTAATCATTATGCCCGATTCCGGCGACGATTATCTGGAATTAATAGATTATAAATGCTTTCAAAAAACTTCTTATGAAATACATTAA